TCCAGGTGGCTTTCTCTGCCTTGGCACAAAGGAATCCATTACTTTCAGCTCGGTGGCAAATCAGTTTGTTGTCGTGCAGGATAAGGAAAGAATTTTTCAAAAACGATACATCACTTAGAGAGACCACCCTTGGAAAATCGGGCTTTTTCAGGTATTATCGTTGTAGGTGCTTCAGCAGGAGGACTTAATGCACTCATTTCGCTCCTCTCTAAACTGCCGGCTAAGTTCAAGATTCCGATTCTGATTGTGCAACATACAAGCCCGTATCAGGAAAGTCTCCTTACCGATATACTTGGGAAAAGATCGGTGTTGCCCGTGGTTGAGGCAGAGGATAAAATGATGATTTCACCCGGCTTGGTGATCGTAGCGCCTCCAAATTATCATATGCTCGTGGAGAGCGATGCGACAATATCACTCTCAACCGACGAAAAAGTGAAATATTCCAGGCCTTCGATTGATGTCCTATTCGAAAGTACCGCCTGGGTTTACGGAAAAAATTCCCTCGGGATTATCCTCTCGGGTGCGAATGACGATGGTGCAAAAGGCATCAGGGAAATTAGGGAAGCGG
The Ignavibacteria bacterium DNA segment above includes these coding regions:
- a CDS encoding chemotaxis protein CheB translates to MENRAFSGIIVVGASAGGLNALISLLSKLPAKFKIPILIVQHTSPYQESLLTDILGKRSVLPVVEAEDKMMISPGLVIVAPPNYHMLVESDATISLSTDEKVKYSRPSIDVLFESTAWVYGKNSLGIILSGANDDGAKGIREIREAGGITLAQNPKTAEFALMPQAAIETGAVDFILTIDEIAAFILEKNKSHN